A window of the Hordeum vulgare subsp. vulgare chromosome 5H, MorexV3_pseudomolecules_assembly, whole genome shotgun sequence genome harbors these coding sequences:
- the LOC123451861 gene encoding 50S ribosomal protein L18 yields the protein MAQAKRYVLRLFISLKYVTANVVDRQSGRVVVTASTVEKPLRDGLECGRACNAKAAAAVGEVLAMRLRVDGLAREPIHADAAKEVEKKGFKNRTKVWAILNALRSHGVNLHVDDDGDHRRHV from the coding sequence ATGGCGCAGGCCAAGCGGTACGTGCTGCGGCTCTTCATCTCGCTCAAGTACGTGACGGCCAACGTGGTGGACCGGCAGAGCGGCCGCGTCGTGGTCACCGCCTCCACCGTCGAGAAGCCCCTCCGGGACGGGCTGGAGTGCGGCCGCGCCTGCAACGCcaaggccgccgccgccgtcggcgaGGTGCTCGCCATGCGCCTCCGTGTGGACGGCCTGGCGCGCGAGCCCATCCACGCCGACGCCGCCAAGGAGGTCGAGAAGAAGGGCTTCAAGAACCGCACCAAGGTCTGGGCCATCCTCAACGCGCTCCGCAGCCACGGCGTCAACCTTCACGTCGACGATGACGGCGACCATAGGCGGCATGTCTGA